In Vigna radiata var. radiata cultivar VC1973A chromosome 3, Vradiata_ver6, whole genome shotgun sequence, the following proteins share a genomic window:
- the LOC106757732 gene encoding ethylene response sensor 1 isoform X1, whose protein sequence is MMESCDCIDTQYPPDELLVKYQYISDVLIALAYFSIPVELIYFVQKSAFFPYRWVLMQFGAFIVLCGATHFINLWTFSPHSKAVAVVMTIAKVSCAIVSCATALMLVHIIPDLLSVKTRELFLKNKAEELDREMGLILTQEETGRHVRMLTHEIRSTLDRHTILKTTLVELGRTLGLEECALWMPSRNGLNLQLSHTLTYHVQVGSTVQTNNPIVNEVFNSPRAMRIPPTCPLARIRPLVGRYVPPEVVAVRVPLLNLSNFQINDWPDISAKNYAIMVLILPTDSVRKWRDHELELVDVVADQVAVALSHAAILEESMRARDQLMEQNVALDLARREAEMAIHARNDFLAVMNHEMRTPMHAIIALSSLLLETELTPEQRVMIETVLKSSNVLATLINDVLDLSRLEDGSLELEMGKFNLHGVLGEIVELIKPIASVKKLPITLILAPDLPTHAIGDEKRLTQTLLNVVGNAVKFTKEGYVSIRASVAKPESLQDWRPPEFYPTSSDGHFYIRVQVKDSGCGIPPQDIPHLFTKFAQSRSGPARPSSGAGLGLAICKRFVNLMGGHIWIESEGPGKGSTATFIVKLGICGNPDPSDHQATTRSQAYSGSGGLARFKPFIKDEDDSGFSTRRNQRSF, encoded by the exons ATGATGGAGTCCTGTGATTGTATAGATACGCAGTATCCGCCGGATGAACTTCTTGTCAAGTATCAGTATATCTCGGATGTTCTAATTGCTCTTGCGTATTTTTCGATTCCGGTGGAGCTTATCTACTTTGTGCAGAAGTCTGCTTTCTTTCCGTATAGATGGGTGCTTATGCAGTTTGGTGCTTTTATTGTCCTCTGTGGAGCAACCCATTTTATAAACCTGTGGACATTCTCGCCGCACTCCAAAGCTGTTGCTGTGGTTATGACGATTGCCAAAGTGTCTTGTGCTATCGTGTCTTGCGCGACGGCTCTGATGCTTGTGCACATCATTCCTGATCTGTTGAGTGTCAAGACGCGTGAATTGTTCCTCAAGAACAAGGCTGAAGAGCTTGACAGGGAGATGGGACTTATTCTTACTCAGGAAGAGACTGGAAGGCATGTTAGAATGTTGACTCATGAAATTAGGAGCACACTCGACAGGCATACAATTTTAAAGACTACTCTTGTGGAGCTGGGGAGGACTTTGGGCTTGGAGGAATGTGCATTATGGATGCCTTCAAGAAATGGTCTGAATCTGCAACTGTCCCATACTTTAACTTACCATGTTCAAGTTGGCTCTACAGTGCAAACCAACAATCCTATTGTCAATGAAGTTTTCAACAGCCCTCGAGCTATGCGGATACCGCCCACCTGTCCACTGGCCCGCATCAGACCTCTTGTGGGAAGATATGTGCCGCCTGAAGTTGTTGCTGTCCGGGTGCCTCTTCTAAATTTGtccaattttcaaattaatgatTGGCCCGATATATCAGCGAAAAACTATGCAATCATGGTTCTCATCCTCCCTACTGACAGTGTTAGAAAATGGCGAGACCATGAGTTGGAACTTGTTGATGTGGTTGCAGATCAG GTAGCAGTTGCCCTTTCTCATGCTGCTATTTTGGAGGAGTCTATGCGAGCCCGTGATCAACTCATGGAGCAGAATGTTGCTTTAGATTTGGCTCGTCGAGAGGCAGAAATGGCAATCCATGCTCGCAATGATTTTCTTGCTGTCATGAATCATGAAATGAGGACACCAATGCATGCGATCATAGCATTGTCGTCACTTCTCTTGGAAACTGAACTGACTCCGGAGCAGAGGGTTATGATAGAGACAGTGTTGAAGAGTAGTAATGTTTTAGCAACACTCATTAATGATGTTCTAGATCTTTCTCGACTTGAGGATGGTAGCCTCGAATTGGAAATGGGAAAATTCAACCTTCATGGTGTTTTGGGAGAG ATTGTTGAACTAATAAAGCCAATAGCATCTGTGAAAAAATTAcctattactttaattttggCTCCTGATCTGCCTACGCATGCCATTGGAGATGAAAAGCGGCTAACACAAACACTTCTGAATGTGGTGGGTAATGCTGTCAAATTCACTAAGGAGGGTTATGTTTCTATAAGAGCATCTGTAGCAAAACCAGAATCTTTACAAGATTGGCGACCTCCAGAGTTTTATCCAACATCAAGTGATGGTCATTTCTATATTCGAGTCCAG GTTAAGGACTCTGGATGTGGGATTCCCCCACAAGATATTCCTCATCTCTTTACCAAGTTTGCTCAGTCTCGGAGTGGACCTGCCCGACCCAGCAGTGGTGCAGGTCTTGGGCTTGCAATTTGTAAAAG ATTTGTAAACCTCATGGGAGGTCACATATGGATTGAGAGCGAGGGCCCCGGAAAAGGAAGCACAGCTACATTTATTGTCAAACTTGGGATTTGTGGCAATCCAGATCCGTCAGATCATCAAGCTACAACCAGAAGCCAAGCATATAGTGGAAGTGGTGGCCTCGCCAGATTTAAACCCTTCATCAAAGATGAAGACGACAGTGGTTTTTCTACTCGGCGCAATCAAAGAAGTTTCTAA
- the LOC106757732 gene encoding ethylene response sensor 1 (The RefSeq protein has 1 substitution compared to this genomic sequence) yields the protein MMESCDCIDTQYPPDELLVKYQYISDVLIALAYFSIPVELIYFVQKSAFFPYRWVLMQFGAFIVLCGATHFINLWTFSPHSKAVAVVMTIAKVSCAIVSCATALMLVHIIPDLLSVKTRELFLKNKAEELDREMGLILTQEETGRHVRMLTHEIRSTLDRHTILKTTLVELGRTLGLEECALWMPSRNGLNLQLSHTLTYHVQVGSTVQTNNPIVNEVFNSPRAMRIPPTCPLARIRPLVGRYVPPEVVAVRVPLLNLSNFQINDWPDISAKNYAIMVLILPTDSVRRWRDHELELVDVVADQVAVALSHAAILEESMRARDQLMEQNVALDLARREAEMAIHARNDFLAVMNHEMRTPMHAIIALSSLLLETELTPEQRVMIETVLKSSNVLATLINDVLDLSRLEDGSLELEMGKFNLHGVLGEIVELIKPIASVKKLPITLILAPDLPTHAIGDEKRLTQTLLNVVGNAVKFTKEGYVSIRASVAKPESLQDWRPPEFYPTSSDGHFYIRVQVKDSGCGIPPQDIPHLFTKFAQSRSGPARPSSGAGLGLAICKRFVNLMGGHIWIESEGPGKGSTATFIVKLGICGNPDPSDHQATTRSQAYSGSGGLARFKPFIKDEDDSGFSTRRNQRSF from the exons ATGATGGAGTCCTGTGATTGTATAGATACGCAGTATCCGCCGGATGAACTTCTTGTCAAGTATCAGTATATCTCGGATGTTCTAATTGCTCTTGCGTATTTTTCGATTCCGGTGGAGCTTATCTACTTTGTGCAGAAGTCTGCTTTCTTTCCGTATAGATGGGTGCTTATGCAGTTTGGTGCTTTTATTGTCCTCTGTGGAGCAACCCATTTTATAAACCTGTGGACATTCTCGCCGCACTCCAAAGCTGTTGCTGTGGTTATGACGATTGCCAAAGTGTCTTGTGCTATCGTGTCTTGCGCGACGGCTCTGATGCTTGTGCACATCATTCCTGATCTGTTGAGTGTCAAGACGCGTGAATTGTTCCTCAAGAACAAGGCTGAAGAGCTTGACAGGGAGATGGGACTTATTCTTACTCAGGAAGAGACTGGAAGGCATGTTAGAATGTTGACTCATGAAATTAGGAGCACACTCGACAGGCATACAATTTTAAAGACTACTCTTGTGGAGCTGGGGAGGACTTTGGGCTTGGAGGAATGTGCATTATGGATGCCTTCAAGAAATGGTCTGAATCTGCAACTGTCCCATACTTTAACTTACCATGTTCAAGTTGGCTCTACAGTGCAAACCAACAATCCTATTGTCAATGAAGTTTTCAACAGCCCTCGAGCTATGCGGATACCGCCCACCTGTCCACTGGCCCGCATCAGACCTCTTGTGGGAAGATATGTGCCGCCTGAAGTTGTTGCTGTCCGGGTGCCTCTTCTAAATTTGtccaattttcaaattaatgatTGGCCCGATATATCAGCGAAAAACTATGCAATCATGGTTCTCATCCTCCCTACTGACAGTGTTAGAAAATGGCGAGACCATGAGTTGGAACTTGTTGATGTGGTTGCAGATCAG GTAGCAGTTGCCCTTTCTCATGCTGCTATTTTGGAGGAGTCTATGCGAGCCCGTGATCAACTCATGGAGCAGAATGTTGCTTTAGATTTGGCTCGTCGAGAGGCAGAAATGGCAATCCATGCTCGCAATGATTTTCTTGCTGTCATGAATCATGAAATGAGGACACCAATGCATGCGATCATAGCATTGTCGTCACTTCTCTTGGAAACTGAACTGACTCCGGAGCAGAGGGTTATGATAGAGACAGTGTTGAAGAGTAGTAATGTTTTAGCAACACTCATTAATGATGTTCTAGATCTTTCTCGACTTGAGGATGGTAGCCTCGAATTGGAAATGGGAAAATTCAACCTTCATGGTGTTTTGGGAGAG ATTGTTGAACTAATAAAGCCAATAGCATCTGTGAAAAAATTAcctattactttaattttggCTCCTGATCTGCCTACGCATGCCATTGGAGATGAAAAGCGGCTAACACAAACACTTCTGAATGTGGTGGGTAATGCTGTCAAATTCACTAAGGAGGGTTATGTTTCTATAAGAGCATCTGTAGCAAAACCAGAATCTTTACAAGATTGGCGACCTCCAGAGTTTTATCCAACATCAAGTGATGGTCATTTCTATATTCGAGTCCAG GTTAAGGACTCTGGATGTGGGATTCCCCCACAAGATATTCCTCATCTCTTTACCAAGTTTGCTCAGTCTCGGAGTGGACCTGCCCGACCCAGCAGTGGTGCAGGTCTTGGGCTTGCAATTTGTAAAAG ATTTGTAAACCTCATGGGAGGTCACATATGGATTGAGAGCGAGGGCCCCGGAAAAGGAAGCACAGCTACATTTATTGTCAAACTTGGGATTTGTGGCAATCCAGATCCGTCAGATCATCAAGCTACAACCAGAAGCCAAGCATATAGTGGAAGTGGTGGCCTCGCCAGATTTAAACCCTTCATCAAAGATGAAGACGACAGTGGTTTTTCTACTCGGCGCAATCAAAGAAGTTTCTAA